Proteins co-encoded in one Zymomonas mobilis subsp. mobilis ATCC 10988 genomic window:
- a CDS encoding M16 family metallopeptidase, protein MSPRLHRLSNGLAIALQPMSGVETMAVGLYSNVGARSEPDRYSGLAHMVEHMVFKGAAGRNARMIAEAAENCGGQLNAWTARDHTVFQARMLSEYWDLGLELVADLVRSPTLDGEELEREKGVVLSELGESYDTPDDIIHDYLQSVAFKDQALGRPVLGNETSIKAIDRPALSQWVKQYYQPEGFVLAAAGKIDEDAFLKMAESRFSDWDKGQPLAVEKAKFTTGRYDDHRDSDQTHIALGYRGFSYQDIRSHASALLASILGGGMSSRLFQILREEEGLVYSVYSWSQSWIETGIFGIYCAADKKDASKALTLIRQIMADTVESVSEEELQRAKAQARAGLLMNLEGVAARCDHLGRQIQIHNRIVNPSEVVEWIDTVSLDDIRSVGQYSLSQGEALASVGDGLTIS, encoded by the coding sequence TTGAGTCCTAGGCTTCACCGCTTATCCAATGGCTTGGCCATCGCTCTTCAACCGATGTCGGGAGTCGAGACGATGGCCGTTGGCCTATATTCTAATGTGGGCGCCCGCTCCGAACCAGATCGTTATAGTGGTCTGGCTCATATGGTCGAACATATGGTTTTCAAAGGGGCTGCTGGGCGAAATGCTCGTATGATTGCCGAGGCTGCTGAAAATTGTGGTGGCCAACTAAACGCATGGACAGCTAGAGACCATACTGTTTTTCAGGCAAGAATGCTTTCCGAATATTGGGATTTGGGATTAGAGTTGGTTGCTGATCTGGTGCGTTCTCCGACTTTGGATGGAGAAGAGCTTGAACGGGAAAAGGGCGTTGTCTTATCTGAATTGGGTGAATCCTATGATACACCTGATGACATTATCCATGATTACCTACAATCTGTTGCTTTTAAAGATCAAGCCTTGGGGCGACCGGTTTTAGGGAATGAGACAAGCATAAAAGCTATCGATCGTCCTGCTTTAAGCCAATGGGTTAAGCAATATTATCAACCAGAAGGTTTTGTCCTCGCGGCCGCTGGGAAAATAGACGAAGATGCTTTTTTGAAAATGGCTGAAAGTCGTTTTAGTGACTGGGACAAAGGCCAACCACTGGCTGTTGAAAAAGCAAAATTCACGACCGGCCGCTATGATGACCATCGTGACAGTGACCAAACGCATATTGCCTTAGGCTATCGCGGTTTTTCTTATCAGGATATTCGTTCCCACGCTTCGGCTTTACTGGCTTCTATCCTCGGCGGAGGAATGTCCTCCCGCTTATTCCAGATTCTTCGGGAAGAAGAGGGGCTGGTCTATTCTGTCTATAGCTGGTCTCAATCTTGGATTGAAACGGGTATCTTTGGCATCTATTGTGCGGCTGACAAAAAAGATGCGTCGAAAGCCCTTACATTGATACGGCAAATTATGGCTGATACAGTTGAATCTGTCTCAGAAGAAGAGTTGCAGCGCGCTAAGGCTCAGGCAAGGGCTGGTCTTTTAATGAACCTAGAAGGTGTGGCTGCTCGTTGCGATCATCTGGGTCGCCAAATTCAAATTCATAACCGTATTGTGAATCCCTCAGAAGTCGTCGAATGGATTGATACTGTCTCTTTGGATGACATTCGTTCTGTCGGACAGTATTCCCTTTCCCAAGGTGAAGCGCTTGCCAGCGTTGGTGATGGCCTCACGATTTCATAA
- a CDS encoding class I SAM-dependent methyltransferase, whose translation MAIDSLITLTGEAWEDYGLVDSGNGRKLERYGRYHFIRPEPQAMWRPAQDNWQADGEFIGASDEDGGGRWHLKPYVPKDGWLLQWEDVCFLAQNTSFRHLAFFPDMAPQWAWMRERVTEDAEILNLFGYTGVGSLALAAKGGKVTHVDASKKSVASAKNNAELSGLTDKPIRWIVDDAVKFTAREVRRHRRYDGILMDPPKFGRGPAHEVWRLEENLSDLIDEAVKLLDQKSKFLVLTVYAVRMSALAIGELLSQATQHLGGCVEVGEMAIKEEARGLNLPTAIFARWKND comes from the coding sequence ATGGCGATTGATTCCCTGATCACCCTGACAGGCGAAGCATGGGAAGATTATGGACTGGTTGATAGTGGCAATGGGCGTAAGCTAGAACGCTATGGCCGTTATCATTTTATCCGTCCTGAACCACAGGCTATGTGGCGTCCTGCGCAAGATAACTGGCAAGCTGACGGCGAATTTATCGGTGCTTCTGATGAAGATGGCGGCGGGAGATGGCATTTAAAACCTTATGTGCCTAAGGACGGTTGGCTTCTCCAATGGGAAGATGTTTGTTTTCTGGCTCAAAACACTTCTTTTCGCCATCTAGCTTTTTTCCCGGATATGGCACCACAATGGGCTTGGATGCGGGAACGTGTTACTGAAGATGCCGAAATTCTTAATCTCTTCGGATATACGGGCGTCGGTAGCCTTGCTCTTGCTGCAAAAGGGGGCAAAGTTACCCATGTGGATGCGTCTAAAAAGTCAGTTGCTTCTGCTAAGAATAATGCTGAACTTTCTGGGCTTACGGATAAGCCTATCCGTTGGATAGTTGATGATGCGGTGAAATTCACAGCCAGAGAGGTGCGTCGCCATCGTCGTTATGATGGTATTTTGATGGATCCACCCAAATTTGGACGGGGGCCTGCTCATGAAGTTTGGCGTCTTGAAGAAAATTTATCTGATTTAATTGATGAAGCTGTCAAATTATTGGATCAAAAATCAAAATTTTTGGTGTTGACTGTCTATGCTGTCAGAATGTCAGCTTTAGCCATTGGTGAACTGTTATCTCAAGCTACCCAGCATTTGGGAGGCTGTGTTGAAGTCGGTGAAATGGCAATCAAAGAAGAAGCGCGAGGTCTTAATCTGCCAACGGCTATTTTTGCCCGTTGGAAAAATGACTGA